The genomic stretch ATGATTGTTGAGTTTTTTAGGCCTTGTAAGTTTGATTCAATATGGAAACATTCGATTGATGATGGATGTCATAACCCGGCTTGGCCCGAGTTTGTTCCGTCTAGCGGTAATGAGAAAACTAGGAAGATGGACTACATAAGGTATGGTGGTCATTTTTTGATTGGGATTAGGGGTCCTAGAGAGGATGCTGTTGAAATTAGGAAGAAAATTGTTGAGTTTTGTGAGAGTACTTTTGGGTTAAGGTTAGATAATTCCAAGTTGGAGATTGAACATATAGCAAGAGGTATTCAATTCTTGGATCATATAATATGTAGAAGAGTGATACATCCAACTTTGAGATATACAGGTTCTGGGGGGAACATAGTGAGTGAGAAGGGTGTCGGAACTTTGCTTTCGGTTACCGCTAGCTTACAACAATGTATTCGTCAGTTTAGGCAGCTAGAGCTTGTTAAGGGTGATAAGGACCCCGAGCCGCTTCCATGTAACCCTATGTTGTATTCAGGTCAAGCTCATACAAACTCACAGATGAATAAGTTTCTTGAAACCATGGCTGATTGGTATAAATACGCTGACAATCGCAAAAAAGTTGTTGGCTTTTGTGCCTATGTGGTTCGCAGCTCTTTGGCTAAATTGTATGCTGCTAGGTATAGGCTCAAGTCTCGAGCCAAAGTGTATGGAATAGCTTCGCGAAATCTCAGTCGGCCACTGAGAGAGAGTACCAACAATTCTGCACCGGAGTATTCAGATCTTTTGAGGATGGGATTGGTTGATCCAATTGAAGGTGTTCAGTTTTCGCATATGTCCTTGATTCCATCTTGTGATTATACTCCGTTCCCAAGAAACTGGATACCAGATCACGAGAGGGTGTTGCATGAGTACATAAAACTTGATAATCCTAAATTTTTCTGTGACCTGCTCAGAAATATTAAGCAAAAAGGCTTAATTATTCCCCAAGATGAAATTTCTCAAATGGTATGGGACTACAAAACTCTCGGGGTTGGGTATTTTCGATCTGACAGGGATAAAGAAGTAAAAGCTGATTTAAAGGAGATAACCGAGTAAGTTTGGCATTGATTGAAAATGAGTGGAATCTTCTCTATATCAAGGTCCTGCTGAAAATTGATGATCTCAAAGAAAAATGGTTTCCTGCATATTTGAGCAGTTTTCGTTGTTAAGTGTAGAAGTCCTTTAAATTGTATTCTCCCAAGAAGTTAGTTCATGCTGGCATTATCTATCTGAAAGGTAGAATATTTTCTTTGGAAAGGTGAAAACTCACATGAGATTGATCTAGACGATGATTCTGAATTAAGAAAAAAATCAACATTTGAACTCATGAGCACAAATGCAGGGCACAAAGTTAATTTTGGATATACATGTTTGGATGTAAAATAGTCCGAAAAGCAAGAAGACAGAAAAGAAGTAAAATAGTCCTAAAAGCAAGAAGACAGAA from Vicia villosa cultivar HV-30 ecotype Madison, WI linkage group LG4, Vvil1.0, whole genome shotgun sequence encodes the following:
- the LOC131595545 gene encoding LOW QUALITY PROTEIN: nuclear intron maturase 1, mitochondrial (The sequence of the model RefSeq protein was modified relative to this genomic sequence to represent the inferred CDS: inserted 1 base in 1 codon), translating into MSLRKFIKHLHPLRNKLSPIHSLFTRSLQTTTQTLHQDQHQDPQSLLKQDPIEICTSLWLKTFYSPKTTSFPNLTGYLSNFDLWVFAYQRSCAHVTGTFPPRNAIHTNLLREILSLRNAVIRGRFSWNDKTNQLLKTPYDKTFSKPLSKRKLQAFLESNEPCFQDRVVQEVLLTILEPVFEPKFSSKSHAFRPGRNAHTVIRTIRSNFAGYLWFLKGDLSDIFDRVDTDVVMGCVEKGTRDKKVLSLIKSALMGRTTRVTRKVVEGEVSRKDKKRKATKKRILKENEPKPDPYWLRTFFSFAPEEAAKVPCYGHCGILSPLLANVCLNELDHMVEEMIVEFFRPCKFDSIWKHSIDDGCHNPAWPEFVPSSGNEKTRKMDYIRYGGHFLIGIRGPREDAVEIRKKIVEFCESTFGLRLDNSKLEIEHIARGIQFLDHIICRRVIHPTLRYTGSGGNIVSEKGVGTLLSVTASLQQCIRQFRQLELVKGDKDPEPLPCNPMLYSGQAHTNSQMNKFLETMADWYKYADNRKKVVGFCAYVVRSSLAKLYAARYRLKSRAKVYGIASRNLSRPLRESTNNSAPEYSDLLRMGLVDPIEGVQFSHMSLIPSCDYTPFPRNWIPDHERVLHEYIKLDNPKFFCDLLRNIKQKGLIIPQDEISQMVWDYKTLGVGYFRSDRDKEVKADLKXDNRVSLALIENEWNLLYIKVLLKIDDLKEKWFPAYLSSFRC